From the Anaerolineales bacterium genome, one window contains:
- the ftsZ gene encoding cell division protein FtsZ, translated as MKSQNHVESFARIKVVGVGGGGCNAINRMIEQGMPGIEFVAVNTDGQALLLSNADTKVRIGDKLTRGMGSGGDPETGRKAAEESADELMQVLNGADMVFVTAGIGGGTGTGAAPVVAKLAREAKALTIGVVTRPFSFEGARRGQNAEVGISNLKDHVDTLIVIPNDRLLHVVEKRSSLTDAFKVADDVLRQGIQGISELITVPGLINLDFADVRTIMSEGGAALMAVGEGSGENRAQEAAEAAITSNLLDITIDGARGILFNVTGGPNLSLFEVNNAAAIIKETAHPDVNLIFGAVIDPDMPEDKLRITVIATGFDRKGMPRRMLRTQPPRENASQPHGEPAQRENLPVDQDQFEPASFNPQDLDIPTFLRKRAGK; from the coding sequence ATGAAGTCTCAGAATCACGTGGAATCGTTTGCCCGCATTAAAGTTGTGGGCGTTGGCGGGGGTGGCTGCAATGCCATCAACCGCATGATCGAACAAGGCATGCCTGGCATTGAATTCGTGGCTGTGAACACGGACGGCCAGGCGCTGCTGCTCTCCAATGCTGATACCAAGGTGCGCATTGGGGACAAGCTGACCCGCGGCATGGGCTCGGGCGGCGACCCGGAAACCGGCCGCAAGGCCGCTGAGGAATCCGCTGACGAGCTGATGCAGGTACTGAACGGCGCCGACATGGTCTTCGTCACCGCCGGCATCGGCGGCGGCACCGGAACTGGCGCCGCCCCGGTGGTGGCCAAGCTGGCCCGTGAGGCCAAGGCGCTGACCATCGGCGTGGTCACGCGACCCTTCAGCTTTGAAGGCGCCCGCCGCGGCCAGAATGCCGAAGTCGGCATTTCCAATCTCAAAGACCACGTCGACACGCTGATCGTGATCCCCAACGACCGCCTCTTGCATGTGGTCGAGAAGCGCTCCAGCTTGACGGACGCCTTCAAGGTAGCTGATGATGTGCTGCGCCAGGGTATTCAGGGCATTTCCGAGCTGATCACGGTCCCCGGCCTGATCAACCTGGACTTTGCCGATGTGCGCACGATTATGTCTGAGGGCGGCGCCGCCCTGATGGCGGTGGGCGAAGGCAGCGGCGAGAACCGCGCCCAGGAAGCTGCCGAAGCGGCCATTACCAGCAATCTGCTGGACATCACGATTGATGGCGCGCGTGGCATCCTCTTCAATGTCACCGGTGGCCCCAACCTGTCGCTGTTCGAGGTCAATAACGCCGCGGCGATCATCAAGGAAACCGCCCATCCGGATGTCAACCTGATCTTCGGTGCGGTGATTGATCCGGATATGCCCGAAGACAAGCTGCGCATCACTGTCATCGCCACTGGCTTTGACCGCAAAGGCATGCCGCGCCGCATGCTGCGTACCCAGCCGCCGCGCGAGAACGCCTCTCAACCCCACGGTGAGCCCGCCCAGCGGGAGAATCTGCCGGTGGACCAGGACCAGTTCGAACCGGCTTCTTTCAACCCGCAAGATTTGGATATCCCCACCTTCTTGCGCAAACGAGCAGGCAAGTAG
- the ftsA gene encoding cell division protein FtsA, with protein sequence MAAPIVVGVDIGTTKICTIVARVENDGRVRVLGVGIEPSQGVRKGTVVDINAATRAIGHSIDKAERSSGLEITSALVSLAGSHISSQNNRGAVGIAGRVITHADVARAIEVARAVPVPHNREVIHVIQRNFNVDGQEGIAIPVGMHGYRLEVETHIISAAASTVDNLRQCVAQSGVGVSQFVLNPLASAEAVLTPTEREMGVVICDIGGGTTDVAILVEGEVWHTMVISVGGNHITSDIAHGLRIPFSQAEDIKIRYGHCLPDEIDPGDTFAVKSFGSEEQIEINRHQMAEIIEARVEEIFSLVQQGIKRSTFDESLLPAGLVLTGGSGALRGMPQLAERVLNMPVRLGKPDKLTGMVDKLQSPAFATSVGLLRWAVLMNEVTPRQESDNGHSPVGLDWEKIKNVARRFLP encoded by the coding sequence ATGGCCGCACCTATCGTCGTCGGTGTAGACATCGGCACCACCAAAATCTGTACCATCGTCGCCCGCGTGGAAAATGACGGGCGTGTGCGCGTGCTGGGCGTGGGCATTGAGCCGTCCCAGGGTGTGCGCAAAGGCACGGTGGTGGACATCAACGCCGCCACTCGCGCCATCGGCCACTCGATCGACAAGGCGGAACGCAGTTCCGGCTTGGAAATCACCTCAGCCTTGGTCAGCCTGGCGGGCTCGCACATCAGCTCGCAGAACAACCGCGGCGCGGTCGGCATCGCCGGCCGGGTGATCACGCATGCCGACGTAGCGCGCGCCATTGAAGTCGCTCGGGCCGTGCCCGTGCCGCACAACCGTGAGGTCATCCATGTCATCCAGCGCAACTTCAATGTGGACGGGCAGGAGGGCATCGCCATCCCGGTCGGCATGCATGGCTATCGCCTGGAAGTCGAAACGCATATCATCAGCGCCGCCGCCTCCACGGTGGATAACCTGCGCCAGTGTGTGGCGCAGTCCGGCGTGGGCGTCAGCCAGTTCGTGCTCAACCCGCTGGCCTCTGCCGAGGCGGTGTTGACCCCCACGGAACGCGAGATGGGCGTGGTCATCTGTGACATCGGCGGCGGCACGACAGACGTAGCCATCCTGGTAGAGGGCGAAGTTTGGCACACCATGGTCATCTCGGTTGGTGGCAACCACATCACCTCTGACATTGCACATGGCCTGCGCATCCCCTTCTCGCAGGCCGAAGACATCAAGATCCGCTACGGCCATTGCCTGCCGGACGAGATCGACCCCGGTGACACCTTTGCGGTCAAATCCTTTGGCAGCGAAGAGCAGATCGAGATCAACCGCCACCAGATGGCCGAGATCATCGAGGCCCGGGTGGAGGAAATCTTCTCGCTGGTACAGCAGGGCATCAAACGCTCGACTTTCGACGAGAGCCTGCTGCCGGCCGGCTTGGTGCTGACCGGCGGTTCCGGCGCGCTGCGCGGTATGCCCCAGTTGGCGGAGCGCGTGCTCAACATGCCGGTGCGCCTGGGCAAGCCGGACAAGCTGACCGGCATGGTCGACAAGCTGCAGTCGCCGGCCTTTGCCACCAGCGTCGGCCTGCTGCGCTGGGCGGTGCTGATGAATGAAGTTACCCCGCGGCAAGAGTCCGACAATGGACATTCGCCAGTCGGGCTGGATTGGGAAAAGATCAAGAACGTCGCCCGACGATTCTTGCCCTAG
- a CDS encoding FtsQ-type POTRA domain-containing protein, whose protein sequence is MTRAQQVRSRRLQRREGRPLVERNAFGVSAHSVASGPQMVARNPELDRRQAASSVRSRRPRYLKLGELGAELRLPVLPAVRVGARVISAALVLGCLALLYLMGFSSAFTVSEIRLQGAQRLDAAAVNTALRVAGASIFSIQPDELLQVLQTQFPELERVSVTVGFPSRLTVRVVEREPVLSWQQAGLTVWVDAAGVAFTPQQGGEGLVQVSAISAPPLMKTDQYGRHQLLRFEMVSAIKILSQIAPQGAPLIYDATHGFGWTDPGGWQAFFGQDGADIVQRMAVYRSILAELASRRLAPTLISVAELHAPYYRMDY, encoded by the coding sequence ATGACCCGCGCCCAACAGGTACGCTCGCGCCGTTTGCAGCGCCGCGAAGGCCGCCCGCTGGTGGAGCGCAACGCCTTTGGCGTCAGCGCCCATTCGGTGGCCAGCGGTCCGCAAATGGTGGCGCGCAACCCCGAATTGGATCGCCGCCAGGCGGCCAGCTCCGTGCGCTCCCGCCGGCCGCGTTACTTGAAGCTGGGTGAACTGGGCGCAGAGCTGCGCCTGCCGGTGCTACCCGCCGTGCGGGTCGGCGCCCGGGTCATTTCGGCTGCGCTGGTCCTCGGCTGCTTGGCTCTGCTCTACCTGATGGGCTTCAGTTCGGCTTTCACCGTCTCGGAGATCCGTTTGCAAGGCGCCCAGCGCTTGGATGCCGCCGCGGTGAACACTGCGCTGCGCGTGGCTGGCGCTTCCATCTTCAGCATCCAACCGGATGAGTTGCTGCAGGTGCTGCAGACCCAGTTCCCTGAGCTGGAGCGCGTGTCTGTTACTGTCGGCTTCCCCTCCAGGCTGACCGTGCGTGTAGTCGAACGCGAACCAGTGCTCTCCTGGCAGCAAGCTGGCCTGACCGTGTGGGTGGATGCGGCCGGTGTAGCCTTTACTCCGCAGCAGGGCGGTGAAGGTCTGGTGCAGGTCAGCGCCATCAGCGCGCCGCCGCTGATGAAGACCGACCAATACGGTCGCCACCAGTTGCTGCGCTTCGAGATGGTCTCTGCCATCAAGATCCTCAGCCAGATCGCACCGCAAGGCGCCCCGCTGATTTACGATGCCACGCATGGGTTTGGCTGGACCGACCCGGGTGGCTGGCAGGCTTTCTTTGGGCAGGACGGCGCCGACATCGTTCAGCGCATGGCCGTCTATCGCTCAATTTTGGCAGAATTGGCCAGCCGCAGATTGGCCCCGACCCTAATCAGCGTGGCCGAACTGCATGCGCCATACTATCGAATGGACTATTAA
- a CDS encoding D-alanine--D-alanine ligase, with the protein MTASKLNVAVVFGGRSGEHAVSLMSAKFVLSMLDPAKYQVIQVGISKQGDWWTGADVLTALQAEDSAGLQPATLLPDPTRRGLKRIETDERLQTLGELDVVFPVLHGTFGEDGTLQGLLEMAGVAYVGAGVLGSAAGMDKALFADVMRANNIPVVNTVLILRSEVENDIETAVRVAESAGEYPLFIKPANLGSSVGVSKAHSRSDLVEALLYAAQYDRRMVVQKGHKVREIEVAVLGNDQPQASQCGEIIPEAEFYSYEAKYHDERSRSAIPADIPAETAERIRALAIQAYKAVDLAGLARVDFFLDQESGEVYLNELNTLPGFTQISMYPQLWAASGIPGGELVDRLIELALERHAQRGAQRFDYTRGG; encoded by the coding sequence ATGACGGCTAGCAAGTTGAACGTGGCGGTGGTTTTTGGCGGACGGTCTGGCGAGCACGCAGTGTCGCTAATGTCGGCCAAATTCGTGCTGTCTATGCTCGACCCCGCCAAGTACCAGGTCATCCAAGTGGGCATCAGCAAGCAGGGCGACTGGTGGACCGGCGCGGACGTTTTGACCGCGCTGCAAGCCGAGGACAGCGCCGGCCTGCAGCCGGCCACCTTGCTGCCCGATCCGACGCGCCGCGGCCTCAAGCGCATTGAGACCGACGAGCGCTTGCAAACGCTGGGCGAACTGGATGTGGTCTTCCCCGTTTTGCACGGCACTTTTGGCGAGGATGGCACCCTGCAGGGCCTGCTCGAAATGGCCGGCGTGGCCTACGTGGGCGCCGGTGTTTTGGGTTCCGCGGCCGGCATGGATAAGGCTCTGTTCGCCGATGTGATGCGCGCCAATAACATTCCGGTGGTCAATACAGTTCTTATCCTGCGTTCTGAAGTGGAGAACGATATTGAGACGGCAGTGCGTGTAGCCGAGAGCGCCGGCGAGTACCCCTTGTTTATCAAACCGGCCAACCTGGGGTCCTCCGTAGGCGTGAGCAAAGCTCATAGCCGTTCCGATCTGGTCGAGGCATTGCTCTATGCCGCTCAATACGACCGGCGTATGGTGGTGCAGAAGGGCCACAAGGTGCGTGAGATCGAGGTGGCTGTGCTGGGCAACGATCAGCCGCAGGCCTCGCAGTGCGGGGAGATCATCCCCGAGGCCGAGTTTTACAGCTACGAGGCCAAATACCATGACGAGCGTTCGCGCAGCGCCATCCCGGCAGATATCCCCGCCGAGACCGCCGAGCGTATTCGCGCCCTGGCGATCCAGGCTTATAAAGCTGTGGACCTGGCCGGGTTGGCGCGGGTGGACTTTTTTCTGGATCAGGAGAGTGGCGAAGTGTACTTGAACGAATTAAACACCTTGCCGGGTTTCACTCAAATCAGCATGTATCCGCAACTGTGGGCGGCCAGCGGCATCCCCGGCGGCGAATTGGTGGACCGGCTTATTGAGCTGGCCCTGGAGCGGCACGCCCAGCGCGGCGCGCAGCGTTTTGATTACACGAGGGGAGGCTAG
- the murB gene encoding UDP-N-acetylmuramate dehydrogenase, with protein MAVTLPLDALRAAFGERLREQHPLARYTSARLGGAADALVLASSADELAASAQALWDLELPFIVLGGGSNVLVSDAGVRQVVLLNQANQVVFDDQGVWAESGAGLGVIARQAAAKGLGGLEWAAGIPGSLGGAVAGNAGAHGGDTAAVLELADILHCTQGRQTWTAEQMAYGYRTSWFKAHPGQAVVLAARLRLNPVPEAEIRSAMESFNAYRRLTQPPGASMGSMFKNPPGDSAGRLIEAAGLKGLQQGQAQISPLHANFFLNRGGGRAEDVYALIQQARQAVKDQSGVELQLEVELIGDWE; from the coding sequence ATGGCCGTTACCTTGCCCCTGGATGCCCTGAGAGCCGCCTTTGGCGAGCGTCTGCGCGAGCAGCACCCGCTGGCGCGCTATACCTCAGCGCGCCTGGGCGGGGCGGCCGATGCGCTCGTGCTGGCCAGCAGCGCCGATGAGCTGGCTGCCAGCGCGCAGGCGCTTTGGGACCTGGAGCTGCCTTTCATTGTTCTGGGCGGCGGCTCCAACGTGCTGGTCAGCGATGCAGGTGTGCGCCAGGTGGTGCTGCTGAACCAGGCCAACCAAGTCGTCTTCGATGACCAAGGGGTCTGGGCCGAATCGGGGGCCGGGCTGGGCGTGATCGCCCGCCAGGCGGCCGCCAAGGGCCTGGGCGGTCTGGAATGGGCCGCCGGCATCCCCGGCAGCCTGGGCGGGGCCGTGGCCGGCAACGCCGGCGCCCACGGCGGCGACACGGCTGCGGTGCTGGAGTTGGCAGACATCTTGCACTGTACACAGGGCAGGCAAACGTGGACGGCTGAGCAGATGGCTTATGGCTACCGCACCAGTTGGTTCAAGGCCCATCCCGGGCAGGCGGTGGTCTTGGCCGCCCGGTTGCGGTTGAATCCGGTGCCCGAAGCGGAGATCCGCAGTGCGATGGAGAGCTTCAATGCCTACCGCCGCCTGACACAACCGCCCGGGGCCAGCATGGGTTCCATGTTTAAGAACCCGCCGGGCGATAGCGCCGGTCGCCTGATCGAAGCGGCTGGCCTCAAGGGTTTGCAGCAGGGTCAGGCGCAGATCAGCCCGCTGCATGCCAACTTTTTCCTCAACCGCGGCGGGGGGCGCGCCGAGGATGTGTATGCACTTATTCAGCAAGCCCGCCAGGCGGTCAAAGACCAGTCCGGCGTGGAATTGCAACTGGAAGTGGAGTTGATCGGTGATTGGGAATGA
- the murC gene encoding UDP-N-acetylmuramate--L-alanine ligase produces the protein MNGATHFIGIGGTGLSAIARVLLERGQAVTGSDREDSPLAQALRRAGATVHIGHAAGNVNGAAQVVRSSAVGDDNVEVQAAHAKGVPVYKRADFLGQLLAEQQVIGVAGSHGKTTTTAMLAWVFTALNQRPGYIIGSPAANLGSNAAAGAGRWFVVEADEYDYMFLGLAPQLALVTNVEHDHPDMFPTPDSFMQAFQKFVERIQPGGMLLACADDPGARALGDYAQSRGLETRYYAYSHEADYSAQQLVSQEGLGYRFEAMYRGELLAPVSLQVPGLHNAQNALGALAAAHALGLDPAEAALALADFRGTSRRFELRGEVGGVLVVDDYAHHPAEIRSTLAAAKARYPGRRLVAVWQPHTYSRTGALREQYAVTFGDADQVLVTDVYAAREQSPPGFDLDAIVGAVQHPAVEWAGDLDATQARLESSLQPGDVLLIMSAGDAILLSERIFRQLQEKESKHA, from the coding sequence ATGAATGGCGCCACACACTTCATCGGCATTGGCGGCACAGGCTTGTCCGCCATCGCCCGCGTCCTGTTGGAACGCGGCCAGGCTGTGACCGGCTCCGACCGCGAGGACTCCCCGCTGGCGCAGGCTTTACGCCGCGCCGGGGCGACTGTGCACATCGGTCATGCGGCAGGAAATGTGAACGGGGCGGCGCAAGTGGTGCGCTCCTCCGCCGTAGGCGATGACAATGTCGAGGTGCAGGCCGCCCATGCCAAGGGCGTGCCGGTCTACAAGCGGGCCGATTTCCTGGGCCAGCTGCTGGCTGAGCAACAGGTGATCGGCGTAGCGGGCTCGCATGGCAAGACGACCACCACCGCCATGCTGGCCTGGGTTTTCACTGCGCTCAACCAGCGGCCCGGCTACATTATTGGCAGCCCGGCCGCCAACCTGGGCAGCAACGCGGCTGCCGGGGCGGGACGCTGGTTTGTGGTCGAAGCTGACGAGTACGACTATATGTTCCTGGGGCTGGCGCCGCAGTTGGCCCTGGTCACCAACGTAGAACACGACCATCCGGACATGTTCCCTACGCCGGATAGTTTCATGCAGGCGTTCCAGAAGTTTGTGGAGCGCATCCAGCCTGGCGGCATGCTGCTGGCTTGTGCCGACGACCCCGGCGCGAGAGCCTTGGGAGACTATGCTCAGAGCCGAGGCCTTGAAACCCGCTATTATGCGTATAGCCACGAAGCGGATTACAGCGCACAGCAGCTGGTCTCACAGGAAGGGCTTGGCTATCGCTTTGAGGCTATGTATCGCGGTGAGCTTTTGGCCCCGGTGAGCTTGCAGGTGCCTGGGCTGCACAATGCGCAGAATGCTTTGGGCGCCCTGGCCGCGGCACATGCCCTGGGTTTGGACCCGGCCGAGGCGGCGCTGGCCCTGGCAGACTTCCGCGGCACTTCGCGGCGCTTTGAGCTGCGTGGCGAAGTGGGTGGGGTGCTGGTGGTGGATGACTACGCCCACCATCCCGCCGAGATACGCAGCACCCTGGCGGCGGCCAAGGCGCGCTACCCTGGCCGCCGGCTGGTGGCGGTTTGGCAGCCGCACACCTACAGCCGCACCGGCGCACTGCGTGAGCAGTACGCGGTCACCTTCGGCGATGCCGACCAGGTGCTGGTCACCGACGTATACGCCGCCCGCGAGCAGAGCCCGCCGGGCTTTGATTTGGATGCCATCGTGGGGGCGGTTCAGCATCCGGCGGTCGAATGGGCCGGAGACTTGGACGCGACCCAGGCCCGCCTTGAGTCTAGTTTGCAGCCCGGTGATGTGCTGCTGATCATGTCCGCCGGAGACGCCATTCTTCTCAGTGAACGCATCTTCCGCCAATTGCAAGAAAAGGAGAGCAAGCATGCTTGA